The sequence GGGACCGGCCTCGGGCTCAGCGTGGCCAAGGGGATCGTGGAGGAGCACGGCGGCTGGCTCACCGCCAAGAGCGAGGTGGGCCACGGCTCGACCTTTTCGATCTACCTTCCACTTCACCCTCCATGATCCCCCGCATCCTCGTCGTCGACGACGATCCCGACTTCTGCAACGAGCTCCAGCGCCTGCTGACGAAGCGCGGGCACGACGTGGTCGGGCGGACGTCGGCGGAGGAGGCCCTCGCCATCGCGCTCGGCGAGGACATGGATCTCGTGCTCACCGACCTCCGCATGGGGGAGGTCTCGGGCACCGATCTCTGCCGCCACGTCGCCGGGCAGAAACCCGATCTCCCGGTCGTCGTGCTGACCGGCTTCGGGTCGGTGGAGGCCGCCGTCGCGACCATGCGAGCTGGCGCGTTCGACTTCCTTACGAAGCCCTTCTCGCCAGCTCAGCTCGACCTCGTCGTGGCGCGCGCTCTGGAGCACCGACGCCTGCGCGTGGAGGTGAAGCGCCTGGAGCGCGAAGCGCGCGGACGCGCCCCCGAAGCCGCCATCCTCGGGGAGAGCCGCGTGATGCGCGAGGTCCTCGACTTCGTCGATCGTGTCGCGGCCACCGAGGCGACCGTGCTCGTGACGGGCGAGAGCGGCACCGGCAAGGAGCTCGTCGCGCGGGCCGTCCACGAGCGGAGTCGCCGCGCCCGAGGTCCCTTCGTCGCCATCAACTGTGCCGCCCTCCCGGAGGCGCTGTTGGAGAGTGAGCTGTTCGGCTACGTGAGAGGCGCCTTCACCGACGCGAAGGGCGCCAAGCGGGGTCTCTTCCTCGAGGCGCAAGGCGGGACCCTGTTCCTCGACGAGGTCGGCGAGCTGCCCATCGGCGTGCAGGCGAAGCTGCTTCGCGCGCTCGAGGAGCGCAAGGTCCGCCCGCTCGGCGCGACGCAGGAGGTCCCCTTCGACGCGCGCCTCGTCGCCGCCACGAACCGCGACCTCGAGAGCCGCGTCGCGGAGAGGGCGTTTCGCGAGGACCTCTACTATCGCATCCACGTAGTGCACGTGGACTTGCCGCCTCTTCGCGCGCGGGGCGAGGACGTGCTCGCGCTCGCTACGCACTTCCTCCGACGCTTCTCCGAGCGCCACGGCAAGGTGGTGTCCGGAATGCGAGGCGACGTCGTCCAGAGGTTGCTGGCTTACCCGTGGCCCGGGAACGTGCGCGAG comes from Myxococcales bacterium and encodes:
- a CDS encoding sigma-54-dependent Fis family transcriptional regulator is translated as MIPRILVVDDDPDFCNELQRLLTKRGHDVVGRTSAEEALAIALGEDMDLVLTDLRMGEVSGTDLCRHVAGQKPDLPVVVLTGFGSVEAAVATMRAGAFDFLTKPFSPAQLDLVVARALEHRRLRVEVKRLEREARGRAPEAAILGESRVMREVLDFVDRVAATEATVLVTGESGTGKELVARAVHERSRRARGPFVAINCAALPEALLESELFGYVRGAFTDAKGAKRGLFLEAQGGTLFLDEVGELPIGVQAKLLRALEERKVRPLGATQEVPFDARLVAATNRDLESRVAERAFREDLYYRIHVVHVDLPPLRARGEDVLALATHFLRRFSERHGKVVSGMRGDVVQRLLAYPWPGNVRELQNCMERAVALCLTGEITPEELPPRVRDHRPSDVLVAASDPTELVTMEEVERRYVRRVMEAVGGSKSEAARILGFDRSTLYRKLERYGIREAG